The Plasmodium brasilianum strain Bolivian I chromosome 5, whole genome shotgun sequence region agaaaTACTCGCAGTTTTGatcttgtatatttttacctttttcgTATTTGCTTTTCTCGACATCTGTGCAGGGGACGAGTGGTTATGTAGTCATACATAAGTACATGAAAAGAAACGTGCACAGATGAACATATGAACAAAAGAACATATGAACACAAATGtgcatacataaacatatataagcatatgtgtatattaatatacaatattaaaaatggtCGAAGAGTTTAATGAGTTAAATTctatttaaaatgaaattatagtATGTACAATACAGTATGACATTAACAATGTATTAGACTTATGTGATAACTTCTCTTCGACTTTGataactattttattttttttcttttatttcattgttATGTTGATACTATTTCACTGATATATTgcacatattttttagtacCTGATGGATCTGAACTATTTTGACTTAAACctcctaaaaaaaaaaaaaaaaaaaaaaaaaaaaagtataaaaacaGCCATTCGTTTTTCTATATGTCCATTTTAGTTGTGGCTTCGAGTAAAGTGTCTTATGTACAAAGAGCTCAAGAGTAACACACAAATGCATgaacatacatgcatacatacccacattaacacatatatatgtttgcacCATTGCATGTACACATGTGTATGCACACTTATGTACGTTTTTTCTGAACTTACCCAATATATGGGGCTTTTTTGATCTCGAGGGAACAAACTTCAGGGCCTTCGGATCAAACATAACATTAATCGAgtctatatttttcattatggACTTTTCCAATTTGTCAAGACCTTCAAGAATGGTGCGAAAAATGGGATAAAATGGGATAAGATGGGATAAAATGGGATAAGATGGGATAAAATGGGATAAGATGGGATAAAATGGGATAAGATGGGATAAAATGGGATAAAATGGGATAAGATGGGATAAAATGGGATAAGATGGGATAAGATGGGATAAGATGGGATAAAATGGGATAAGATGGGATAAGATGGGATAAAATGGGATAAGATGGGATAAAATGGGATAAGATGGGATAAGATGGGATAAGATGggataaaatgaaacaaaatgagataaaatgaaacaaaataaaatggaaaaaaatgaaaatgccATAAATGAGGCATTTAACAATAGCACATGGTGAGAGCCACATAATACACATGAAAAGTATAACTACAAAAAGAATGTggaatattttacttttatttggGTTCTCCTTTCCATCCTTGAGACTCTTTTTTATAGGATGTCTACTTATATGCAGTTTTGGTGGAATAAGTTTTTCGAAAAACTTGCCTGGAGTgataatacatatgtaacgttcaatttttatatgaatgaaaatttaaaagcaACAATGAATTGGAATAAGGAAAAGACAGGAGTGTTCACATAGGGCATGCATATACGCCCACTGTGTTGTCCTTGTCTTTTGTCATTATGCCATTTTGTCAATGTGTTGTTTTTCCATATTGCAATTTcccatttttcttattttatttgccTTTTCTACAAATATGCTAACAGCTGCGTCAAGTGGTAGGCATACTTGTTGGACACTACTGATGTGAGAATAGCAAGCTACCAAATGAGCAAACAGATCAACAAGTAATGGCACAGAAAAAGAGTTTTGAGCGTACATTAGAATGTACGTGCAATATATAACACGTACATAAATTATACGTACTTATAATACGCACTTATGTGTGTGCCCATTTTACATGCACGCGTAATAAGTTTTCGCATACGTTCATGCTAAGTTTGCTTCTTACTTGATATCTCCGGGAGCAAGTAAACGGCAAAGAAGTAAATTAGTACATTACACTTCAACATATTTTATGGAAaatataatcaaaaaaaaaaaaaaaaaaaaaaaaaaaaaaagtacgcACATATGCGTATactaaatgtatgtatatgcctCTATATAACCACTTAAAAATAGaggaataaatgaaaagacGAGTTTTGGTTGTATACAATTTATTGTGTTGCGcaagtatgtacatatgtatatatgtatatgtacatatctGCATGTGTGTTATTCTTCTATAAATGTGTGCTAACAAAGTTGTCTATTTAGCTAGCACGAAACTGCGTCATTAcgctattttttctttttctattttgtaCTTCTGTTCTGTTCTTTTGTTCTGCGCATATTCTgcgcatatatttttactaatatattttgctcATATATTTTGCGCATATGTTTTGCTCTTACATTTTGCGCTTTACGTTTCGCTTATATTTTTGCCGCATACGCATTTCGCTTATATTTTGcgcttatatatttttttattatttttttttccttttttttttttttttttctttatttcgctatcttttctttgcttcatttatttttatattgagAAGGGGAAAATTTATGCAATGATTTTCCGTAATGTTGATAAAGCGAATGCACAcacacaaataaaaaaaaatattaacttgTGGACTTTTATTGTATAagcgtatatacataaataagcatatgtgtacatatgtacgtgtacGTATGAGTACATCATAATACCATAATTCACCTGAACATATTTGAGATACAATTTACACGTTTTATCAGTGTAACAATGGAACTATTAACTGTAGGAGGTTGTATGCACTTGGTGGCATTTCTGCATGaacattttatttctattcaatgattcaaaaaaaagatattcgTGAGTAACACATTTCTACGAAGATGTATTTGGACGTGACAATGCGACACATAAGTACGTACATAAGTACGTACATAAGTActtacatgaatatatatatatatatatatatacatacatagatacatacgtacatacatgtacatacatgtacatgtatatgtatttgccGCATGCTGTTAAAAGCCGATTGAACGTACGAGACGAGGGGAAAAATGAAACCTCATTTTTCTTACCCCACTATACGATTTGGCATTTTCCCATATTATCATAAGAGTCTGTCACTTGCCAAAACTCGAAGCTCATTATACCATATACATGTTCACCCCGTTTTGCACTTTTCGtacttttttaacttttcgtacttttttaacttttcgtacttttttaacttttcgtacttttttaacttttcgtacttttttaacttttcgTACTTTTCgtactttttttacttttcgtACTTTTCgtactttttttacttttcgtACTTTTCgtactttttttactttttgttctttttcttatatcatttttttcgtttttcttatttttctcatatttaacatataaaggagaatatgcatacattaaaatattataatataattgcaTATTTGAAAACTATCacaatatgtacataaacatacagAGCAATTAATCGATAACCCATTTTTGTAAAGGTGAAGAGAAACAAATTAATTcccaatattttttatatactattATGTAAAGtgtaagaaagaaaaaaaaaaaaaaaaaggaaaaatggaaCGGAGGGACAATACagacatacatacgtacatttGCTATTtgcagaaatatatatacatatgtaagcAGCAggatgtttaaaaaaaaaaaaaaaaaaaaaaaaatactgaaTGACACAACGTGAACGAGGCATTAAAGAATATACGTTGCAtgataatacatatatatatatatatatatatataattatgtaattgCGTAAGTTATTAAGTATTTATGTACGTGCTAATGTGCATATGGGTTTCTTAAACATAGTGCTCGAATAATTTAGCGTTCGAATCATTCCTAGAAAGTATGCCCTTTGTGTCATTTTGCGAagttatgcttttttttttttttttttcttttcaagataattataaataaatcattGAAGCATTCTTTACAGTGCTACTATTCACGCGTATCATTGTATTTTACCTAGTGTACCCGTACATGCTAACGTGCTAGCAAACAAACATACGAACGTACGAACATACGAACATACGAACGTACGAACATACGAAACTGCTTTTACAAGAACTAATACTAACGCAAATACACACACCTTCGTGTTACACTTTGCCCCGTTCAAAATGTCGTATGGATGTGGGACTATTTGCTTACCTATCATTCGAAGATCTTTGCTGTTTTTTTTAGCTGTCGAGGCTACGTATTCCTCCTATGACCTTTTCTTGAAGCCCGGTGCCATTTATGCGTACTATCGATTAGGGGAAGTGGTAATGCATACATGTActtgtgcatacatacacatatgaaCACACATGCGCATACGTACAAATGCACACACATGAACATACGTACAAATGCACAAACGCACATACGTGCATGTAAGGGTATGCTTAATTTCCCATTTGTATACCCGCATTTGTGCTATATGTAGACATTTGCAGTTGTATagatgttttaaaaatattcgacttttttttttcttttctttttagttTAATAAGGGAAACAAGTAATTTTTAGaaattgctttttttttttttttttttgatgagTTATACAAGGTGATATTCTAAGGAGCaattaaaaaggaagagTCTTATTCAGTTTTACGTATGTGTATTTGCAAGCATGTATATTGTGAGCCTATCGTAAACTTCTAGACTTGACTCAAGTCGACTTCTCCGTCCATTGTAAAAGATGAaatcttttcatttaataatttttttcacaaaaatGTAGCAGttataacgaaaaaaaaaaaaaaaaagctaggGGGTAATTATGTTACAAGTACTTAGCGGAATAGacgatatatttatttcattttaatttatttaatttcattttaatttatttaatttcattgtaatttatttaatttcgttgtaatttatttaatttcattgtaatttatttaatttcattgtaatttatttaatttcattgtaatttatttaatttcattgtaatttatttaatttcattgtaatttatttaatttcattttaatttatttaattttattttaatttatattatatatacattttttttttcatgtaaatGATCGAATTTCATAACGTCAAACGaacaatttatattatgaattgTCCTTTTTAATGAAACAGATTACTCTTACAAATATGCGTATCTGTAGTACATAAAAAGAGatgttatttcattttattttttagctGCATAGTTTGTACCATTTGatgtatataaacattaaTGTGGGtacacatgtgtatatatgcacacatattgATATActtggaaaaaatgaaacatgGCTGCTTTATAAAAAGCGCATGTAACGGGAGAAAGAGCaaagaaaagaacaaaaatgagacgaaaaaaagagcaaaaaggtaaaaatacTACAAgcattttgtataatttcttatttgtGGGAGAGGGAGAGCAGAAATATCTTGTTCTCTATAACTACTAAACATCCTTATTCGTAACGAATTCCTATTCAATTTTACatttgtaaattaaaattaaatggcAGTAGagataagaaaatttttattcttttaatttggtgtgcaaaaatgtttttatttaattgcaTTGTACTACTgctttttttatagaaataatttttaaattcgtagaagtaaaaatatcagaaaaaaaaagtaaagccAAGTGTTTTAGTTTTTCGGATGCAAAGCTCTTTTCGCTAATTTCCTCCCTTGTGCACGCTACTCcttaaataataacataagaAAGGAATATAACTATgactttaatttttatccACGTGATGAAATAATTATCAACAAACTGCAGTTatggaaataattttttaattgagTTGTATGCCATTATGTGTCTGATCAGCAtggtttatatttttaaaaggcAGCTTATGTATCCCccctttttaatatacaagggttttcttttctttttttttttttatatttgctcCATTTTGCTTTACTTTTATGCTTCACTTATATGTCTATTTAacagtttattttttttatctaccttttttatttgtatcatgttttaaaaaaatataaaaaaagattaattgCGTACACATTTTGGaacataaaaaggaaaaaataacaaaaaaaaaatatcctatatatacataatacatacgaATGGATACCtgtgcatataatatatgagcaaaataatgtatatacatagcGTAGCACATTATTCGGAATAATTTTTCGCCTTAGATAAACCGCTGTACGTTTGTGGTGCACGTCCGCGAAGCAAAATTTTCAAAGaacaagaagaaaaatagtGAGTCCGTATAATCTATCtatgaatatacatacaacacatatatatggtatgtatgtatatacatatatatatatgtacatatatgtatgtatgtatttttcataatgcGATTTTTCAAACGGATGTTCTAAATATGCGTTTACAATTTTACACTTTTAACAATACTTCTTAAtagcttaattttttttttttttttttttttatctcccTTCTcgaagattaaaaaaaaaaaaaaaaaagtttaagaataaaattacaattatattattgtaaaaaaaaaaaaaaattataaatgcaATTCacgatatatattatatgtacatatatacatacatatatacacacatacatacatatatacacacatacatacatatatacacacatacatacatatatacacacatacatacatatatacacacatacatacatatatacatacatacatatatacatacatacatacatacataaatacatatatacgtacatacatagatacatatatatatatatatatatacatacatacatacatacataaatacatatatacatacatacattcacCTATACATACCcacacatacatgtacatgcgtatacatatgtacatacacatacatatatatatatgcaaaataaaaataaacattaaaTCATATAAACCTACTACTTGatcttaaaataataaaaaaaaaaaaaaaaaaaactttatttttttttttttataaataaatgtatgtatatatatttatatatacatatatgtaatacatatacacatacatatatacatacatatatacatacatatatgtaatacatatatacatatacatagcAGTATATATGGActtaattgtaaaaaaaattttttttttatattatataaacacatacatataaccCATATGTATGTTTTGCTGTAAGTattcacatgtatatacaaagtatttttatttatataataaataggTGAACACTTATTCTTCACTTCGTATTCTTAACTACTTATAATTCACTTCTTATGGTTTACTTCTTATTCCTAACTACTTATTCTTCTACTCATCGATTCTTATTCGTCAACTCTCACGTTGCACTTGTAattcttttccttctttattctttgtttttttttctatattcttctatttctttAGAGTAACGAACTTTATCTAACTGCGCCTTCTTCTCATATGGTGACTTCTGAGCTGGACTTAGTTGACCCCAAGCTTCACCTACCAACTTCCCTACTTGTGCTACATCCTTTGCTAATTCTGgtctttcttttattatttctaatcTTTTGTCCTTAACGTAAAACATATATGCTGACAAGGCCCTCTTTGGAGCTAATGgatcttttttcttttttttattctgtttttttaaaactttctTTTGAGTTTTCGTTGCCATTTTTTATGACCTGAAAATGGGGGGAGATGgttaaaagggaaaaaaaaaaaaaaatgaatagcaataaaaaaaaatataattaaaaaaatagctaccaaaaaaaaaaaaaaaaaatgaacagcaataaaaaaggaaataaaaggaacagcaataaaaaaggaaataaaaggaacggcaataaaaaaagtaaaataaaaggaacggcaataaaaaaagtaaaataaaaggagcggcaataaaaaaagtaaaataaaaggagcggcaataaaaaaagtaaaataaaaggaacggcaataaaaaaagtaaaataaaaggaacggcaataattaaaagtaaaaaataaaacaaaataaagaagaatgactaaaaatatattatattaaaaaggcATAAAAACGGGATGTCTCTTGTGCTCATTTGTGCAATTAttcattcataaatattcaaatagaATAAAGGCAGGGAGGGCCCTTGTAGAACGACGGAATAATAAGTCACAAGTATATAATACATCGGATGGGGGAGCTTACAGGCATATTATGcctgtatgtatgtatgtatgtatatatatatatatatatatatatgaagcgTTGCAAAAGCATGatagttctttttttttttttttttataaatagctaaacaaacaaacaaaaaataaaaagcttatgaaagaaaaaaaaaaaacaagagaAATAAAACCATTAGAAATGTAGAATTTAgctagttaaaaaaaaaaaaaaattaaaaacagtCAACTATACACATATTACGTTAAAAAGTTGTGTTTACCATAATACATAATTGATATGAAAAGGACGTTTAAGAATCAAcgaaatatatgcaaatgtgaacgaatataaacaaatacgaaaaataatatatatatatatatatatatatatatatatatatataatacatgatTGCatggtacatatatacacacgaACGAAAATTACCGTAACTTTATGCAATTTAACGCGTGGGACTTGCACAAAGACAGATAAAACATAACTACATGACGAACGAATGTAATGTATAGAAAATGTATGTAgcttgttttattttaaaacttcTATTCACAACAAAAAGGAGAAGTAAACAAGAggatataaaacaaaaataatagttcctcgaagaaataaataaacatggCACAACAAGGAAGGAAAACACGCAACATAAAGCACAgccatgcatatatacatatatatatatatatacatacacgtaacacatacatacattcataagatcaaatatacaaaaacgACGTGGGCGCACAAATTACATATGCAAGAGTGTAAGTTTCCCACGAGGAAGCAAAGTATGCATTTGAAAGTATTTCTATACGCATag contains the following coding sequences:
- a CDS encoding high mobility group protein B2, which encodes MATKTQKKVLKKQNKKKKKDPLAPKRALSAYMFYVKDKRLEIIKERPELAKDVAQVGKLVGEAWGQLSPAQKSPYEKKAQLDKVRYSKEIEEYRKKNKE